The Methylomonas montana DNA window TTCCATTCGCCCCAGCGGTAGCCCGGAAAGTTACCGACCTGATATAAGCCGGAGGCGTCCCAGGCTTCGGCGATTAGCTTGGTTCTGGCCAACTGCTCGGACAATTCTATGCCCCATACCAGAGGCGGGTCCTGCAACACGCTGCCATCTTCGCCACGCGCCAGCGCGCTGGCCAGGTCGAAGCGGAAACCGTCGACGTGCATTTCCCGTACCCAGTATTCCAGGCAACTGATGATGAAATTGGTCACCAGCGGGTGGTTGGCGTTGACGGTATTGCCGCAACCGGTATAGTCGTGAAATATCCGTTTGTCCTGTTTGTCGGTCAAATAAAAACTATTGCCGGTAATGCCCTTGAAGTTAATCACCGGGCCGTCGGAGCCGGCTTCCGAGGTGTGATTGAACACGACATCCATGATCACGCCGATACCTGCCTTGTGCATGGCTTTGACCAAGTCGCGGAATTCGCGGATATGGGTGCCTTGCTCGGGTGTCACGCAATAGCCGGGATGCGGGCTGAAGAAGCTGTGGGTGCTGTAGCCCCAATAGTTGCTCAAGCCCAAGTCGGCAGTATGTGGCGGCACATCTTGCGCGTCGAAGGCCATCACCGGCAATAGCTCCACGTGCGTGATACCGAGTTTTTTTAGGTAAGGTATTTTTTCGATCAGACCGATAAACGTGCCGGGGTGTTTGACCTTAGCCGAAGGATGGCGGGTAAAACCACCGACGTGCAATTCGTAAATGATGGCTTTTTCGCTTCTGATGGCCAGCGGCGTGTCGCTTTCCCAGTCGTAACGGTCATCGACCACCACCGCGCGCATGGCATGCTGGCTGTTGTCGCCGGGTTTGCAGGCGGCGACGCGATCCCAGAGGGCATCGCTGACGGCGCGTGCCCAAGGATCTAACAGCAGCTTTTCGCTGTCGAAACGCAGGCCGGACTCCTTGGTTTGTCCGGAGGGGCCGTCTATGCGCCAAGCATACCAAGTGCCGGCCGGCAGTTCCTCAACGAACACATGCCAAGAGAAAAACGTGTGATTTTTATCTTTTTTTAACGGGATGACTTGTAGCGGTTTTTCGCTATCGGCGCTGGAGAATAAGAGTAGTTCTACATGAGTGGCATGCCGGCTGGAAATGGAAAAATTGACGCCGCCCTCGCTGACCTTAGCCCCGTGCGGATAGGGACTCCCTGACTTTAAACCGAATTGTTTGTGCATGCCCGTGACCGGAAAACTCTGAATGGCCCTGATTTTACTGCAAACAAGGGCCACAGGCCTATGTCTTGCGTAAATAATCGACAACGGGTAGAGTCTACGAAGCCTGACCGCCGAGACGGCGCGCCCCGTTGGCGCCAGGATAAAACTCAGACCCCGACTCTTTAACATAGCTAATGGCCCCTTCGCAGTCACAGTCTCAAGCCCGTATGCAGCTCTCGGCAGACGAAATGCGGGATATTAGCCTGGAGATTAGCCGCGATTTCGCGCCGCGCAGGTTTAGAGCAGGCGTTGGCCGAATCGCCACGCCGGTATTTTCCCCGCAAGAACTGCTTGGCATCAGTCAACAAATCAGCCGGGAATTTGCGCCGCGCGCCGATGCCGTTCGGCCGGGCAGTCTATTAGCCAAGCCTTTAAATACTGTTCGCCCAGAGTCTGTCGAGGGGCTTGCATTGTCGGGCGCCGATAAACTCAGCCCGAACGCTGAGCCCGTGAGGCTTGGGACCGGTTTGATAGTGGCTTTGCCGGTCGATCCGCTGCATTTACATGTATATTGGCAACTTGATGAGCAAGCATCCACGCCCTCCATACCGGCGGATTCTGTCGATTATGCCTCGCCGTTAACCTTGAGAGTTTTTTGTCAAGCGGAGCCGGTGGCGGCGGATACCCGAAACTTCGCTCCAACTTGGTTCGATGTGCCGGTCGACGGCGAGAGCAGTCAACAGCAAATAGTGTTGCCGGCTAGTCATGAGGGCACCGCCGGCGGTTATCAGGTAGCAATTGGTCGGCTGGATGAGCGGCAGCAATTCACCGCGCTCGCTTATTCGAATACGGCTGTCACCGCGCCGCAGCCCATTGCCGTCAGCGAAAGGCTGTCGCCGGCCATGGCGCAGTTTATAATATTGCCATCCCAAGCGTCTTCCACGCTTGCCGCCAACGCTTGCCGCCAACAAAACCATTCGACCTGATGAACAAAGGCTACCTCAGCATCGTCCTGCATGCCCATCTGCCCTATGTGCATCATCCCGAACACGACAGTTTTTTCGAGGAAAACTGGTTGTTCGAAGCCATTACCGAGTGTTATCTGCCGTTGTTGGCGATGCTGGAGCGTCTGCATTACGATCAAGTGGCTTACCGGCTAACGCTGTCCTTGTCGCCGACCTTGATGACGATGTTGCGCGACCCCTTGTTGCAGAACCGCTATTTGCACTATCTGCAGAATCGCCTGGAGTTGGCAGAGCGCGAAGTGGAGCGCACCCGCCGCCTGCCGCAGTTTGCGCCCTTGGCTCAGATGTACCAGCAGTTGTTTCAGGATGCCTTGTATCGTTACCTGCAGCGCTATCAATGCGATTTGCTGGCGGCGTTTCAACGCCATCAAAGCGCCGGTTGCCTGGAATTGATCACCACGGCCGCCACGCACGGTTTTTTACCACTGTTGAATGTCAGCCCGGTCTCGGTGCGGAATCAAATTGGTATCGGTGTCGATAGTTTCAAAGCGCAATTCGGCTTTGCGCCGAGCGGGTTTTGGTTGCCGGAGTGCGGTTATTATCCGGGGGTGGAGCAAATACTGAAGGCTGAAGGCATCCATTATTTCTTTGTGGACAGCCACGCCATACTGGACGCCAGCCAAGCGCCGCGTCACGGCGTGTATGCGCCGTTGGATTGCGGCAACGCTGTGGCGGCGTTTGGCCGCGACCCTGCGTCATCGCGGCAGGTGTGGAGCGCTGAGGAAGGATATCCGGGCGACGGTGATTATCGCGAGTATTACCGTGACATCGGCTTCGATCTGCCCTTGGATTACATCGCGCCTTATATCCTGGACCGGGAAACTCGCATCAATACCGGCATCAAATATTATCGGATTACCGGCGACAAGCAGCCCAAACAGCTATACCAGCCGGAACTGGCCAAGCTCAAGGTGCGCCAACACGCTGAGGATTTTATCCGCTGCCGCCAACAGCAGATCGCCCGCTTGGCCGAGGAGATGCAACAAGCGCCGATGATAGTCGCGCCCTACGATGCCGAACTGTTCGGCCACTGGTGGTTCGAGGGGCCGTTGTGGCTGGAGCAGGTGCTGAGATTGGCGGCTCGAAACGATAGCGGTATCCAGACCGTTAGTTGCGGCGATTATTTGCAACTGCCCCTGACGCATGTCAAGGCCCAGCCGGCGGCGTCCAGCTGGGGGGAGCACGGCTATTCCAGTTACTGGCTGAACGACAGCAACGACTGGATCTATCCCCTGCTGCACAAGGCTGCGGCCGAAATGGAAAAACTGGCCGGCGATGTACGCGGCTTCAGCGTCAACGCTTTGCAACAGCGGGCCCTGAATCAGGCCGCCAGATCATTGTTGTTGGCGCAGGCCTCGGATTGGCCGTTTATCATGAAGGCCGGCACCACCATCGATTATGCCCGCAAGCGCATCACCGATCATCTGGCCCGCTTCAATTATCTGCACGACGCGATACGCAAGAACCGGATCGATGAACGCTATTTGACGGCGCTGGAGATCATGGACGATATTTTTCCAGACATCGACTTTCGCGACTACGCCGCCTAGACTACCGCCGCTTGTGGTGGTGGACGGGATGACGCTTAAACAACTCTTCGGAGGGAGCTATGGATAACATTCAGCTGTTGTATGTAGCCAATAACATCACCGGCAAAGCTGCTGCTAGACAGCAATCCTTGCTGTTTCTGATGCGGGTGGCGAATCTGGGTTATCACAAACAGGTCGAGGTGGTTTGGTCCGGCGAGGATGGGGCATGGCAACATCTGCCGGCGGTCTATTGCTGCACGGCGGATGGCTGGGAATATTGGTTGGCGGAGATTTCTTTTCCGCCGCAGGCACATGCCACATTACCGGGCGATATCCGTTTCTCATTGCATGCGCAAGGCGAGGGCGGCGAGTTCTGGGACAACAATGAGGGCGGCGACTATTTCATCGGTGCCGGCAGCGGCAGTCGCTTGGCCGTCGGCATACCTTTATTGCAATTATATCCGGGCGAGCGTCTCAACGACCGCCAGCAGTCGTTGCCGATTAAATTGGCGGTGGATGCGGCGCTGGCCGTCGAAAAGGTCATCATCCATTGGACCACCGACGATTGGCGACATACTCATAAAACAGTCTGCCGGCGTCAGGCTCTGAAAAAATCGGCCAGCAAAGCTGGCTATGCCGGTCTGCATGCCGCTCAGCTTTGGACGGGTCGAATCCGGGTGGGCGAGGCGTTTCGCGTGCAATACAGCATTTGCTGCGAAAGCAAGGACCGCACGCTGTGGGACAACAACGCCGGTCAAAATTATGTTCTGAGCCGGGCGCCATTAAAACTGTTGATCCTGAATCTGCATTGTTACCAGGAAGACGAACAGGATAGGAAATTCTGGCAAATCGCCAGAGCCATCAATGAATTGGATGTCGATGTGGTGTGCTTGCAGGAAGTGGCCGAATATTGGAATAACGGTCACGGCGACTGGTCGTCGAATTCCGCGAATATCATCAACAAGCGCTTGCCTAAACCGTTTCATCTTTACAGCGATTGGTCGCATCTGGGCTTTGACAAGTACCGTGAAGGGGTGGCCATTCTTAGCCGTTATCCCTTGGCCGAGCAAGAGGCTCGGTATGTCTCCGAAAGCTGGGACGCATATAGCATCCATTCCCGAAAAGTGGTGTCGGCGCGAATTACGGTGCCGTATATCGGCAGCATCAATGTGTTCTCCGCGCATTTGAGCTGGTGGGAAGATGGTTTTGAGCAGCAATTTCAACAGCTGGCGACTTGGGCCGACAGCAAGCGCGGTCCGGATAGCGATGCCACCTTGCTGTGCGGCGACTTTAATATCGCCGCCGGTTCGACCGGTTATCAACTGGTGGTGAAAGGTCTGCAGTACGAAGACCAATATCTGGCCGCCAATGCGCCGGCCTTGTTCCAGCAAATTTTTCGGGTCAATGACCCGCATTGGCGGGATTATCTGGCGGACGATTACCGAATCGATTACATTTTTATGAACAAAGGCAGCGCCTTGCGGGTTTGCTCGGCCCGAACCGTATTTACCGAGCAGGATTACGGGCAAGTATCCGATCATTGCGGTTATTTGATGACATTTGAGCCGCAATAGAGCGAATCGTTTCGGCGATTTTTACGATTGATTTTAAGCTGGTTAGACTAGGCAACACGATATGCAAGTAGCAGAACACTACGCCAAACCGGTATTTGGCAAATTGGGCGGATATTTCCAGCGCGGTAACGACTTTAGAGAAAGCTTCGATATCCGCTGGGGCAAGATCGACTTCGACATGTGGCACGGCATCAACGCTAATTTGAAAGTGGTGCTGAAAGTGTACCGGGAGTCGATTTGCGAGACCTATATCGTCGATACCGATGCTTACGACGTGGAATGGGACAGGCACAAACGCTCGACCCGCGATTTTTATGTGCTGCCGTATTCCGGACAATTCGGCAGGATCAATTGCATCAAATTTTCCTTTATCGTCCATCTCGGCGAACATTCGATCGCCTCGCGCCACGATTATATTTTCATGGATGGCGATCAGTTGCAGGATAACCATCCACAGCAGCAGCGCCGGATTACTGAGCACTGGGCCACGCCCAATCACTTCCGCGCTTACGAGTTGGATGCAGGTCAACTGCAAGGCGATGTCGATTGGTACAACCAGCATTTCGAGTCTTTGCAACTGACGCCCAAGTTCACCAAGGGCCAGCAACATCATCCTTATCATCCCAAACGCTTTATCCACGATCATATCGACAAGGTGATCGCCAGCAAGCGCGACCATCCCGAGCGCTTGTCCACCATCAAGGTCAGCGTCGATTGCATCGACGACGGCGATTTCATCAATCATCTGATCCACGCCAGTCAGCAAGGCGTTTGGGTGCAATGCGTCGTCGACTGGCGGAAGATGACGCTGACCAACAGCCAACATTATGCTCGGCTGAAACGGTCCGGCATCGAGTTGATCGGGGTATTCTGCACGCCAAAACACCACTTGATCGAAGTGGAACCGGACATGCACACCAAATTCGTGATATTCAATGATGATGATTGCATCATCGGCTCGTTCAACATCACCTTCGACCGTTGGTGGGCGAATTGGGAATCGGGGATGAGTTTCCATTCCAAAGGGGTTTGCCGCTTACTGGATAATATTTTCCAGAGCCAGCGCGGCGGGGTGATCCAAAAATACGGCGTCGATCCGCTCAGCCCGTTCAATCTGCTGTATACCTTCGGCAGGCAGACCATGGCCAACGGCAAGGTCTACCGGCCGCATCATGCGATACTGGCCGAAATCCACCGCGCCCGCCGTTCGTTGAAGCTTTGTCTGTTTTTGATCGGCGATTTGCTGGGCGACTATCACGACAGCGTGGTCAATGCCTTGATTCAGGCCCGCGACCGCGGCGTGGACGTGCAGTTGCTGTTCAACGGCCATCTGGCCCGGCAAGGCAAGATCGGCGTCGAACGCAGCATGGCAGACGAACTGGCCCGGCCATTGCTGCCGGCCGTTCAGCGCTTGCGCGACGCCGGTATTCGCGTCGGCTTGGTTTACGGCCAGGACGATTTGCCGGTGCCCTATTCGCCGATACACAGCAAATATTGCATCATCGACGACTACATCGTCATCGACGGCAGTTTCAACTGGTACAACACCTCGGTGTTTTCCCACGACTTGATCGTCGTCGCCGCCAACCGCGACGTGGCCCAGCCCTATCTATACGAGTTTGGGCAGATTCAAAGGTTGTTCAGGGTGTTTTACTGATCGGAGTACGCGAAGCTAAATTGCACGCTGGACGACGCTTTACGAAGACACCGGACCGGGAACGCGCCAGAAGCGATTTTCGGGCAGGTTGGATGATATGCAGAAGCGAAAAATTCTTGTAATTCGCAAGTTTATTGTTGGTACCCAAATTTCGTGGTAGTTATATGGTTAACGGCTTAATAACTTGTTATGCCTCAGAGGCTGCCAATGGATGAACCGTTCGAGATAGAAGCACGCGGCGCTGCGGAGGGAATCAATCCGATGTTCGGTGAGTGGAGCCAAAAGTTCGATCTGGAGCCGGTTTCATATTCGAATCCAGGCCCGGCTCGTGCCGAGTTCAGGCAAGCAATTCGTGATCAACTGAAAAACAAGTTTGTGTTCGTTGGCGAGGTAAGGCTGACGGTTACGCTCTACCTCGACGAACAGAAGATGCTCGAAACGCCGGCTTATGGAGACCTCGATAACTACGCGAAACAACTCCTTGACTCGATAAAGGGGCATGGCGGCTTGTTCATTGATGACTGCCAAGTGCAACGCCTCGACATTTCGTGGGTGGATGTTCCGTATGGTGCTCACTTCGAGATTGAGATCAGATCTGGTCCCGATGATTTTCTGCCCGAGCCGCTAAAGCTCTATGAAATGCCAGATGGGCTCTACTACCCAATTTCGGCACAGGTTTGGACGCAAAGCGGTTTGATTGAGGTCCAAGATGATTCAGTCCACGTCATGGCAGAAGCCTTGGCTGCGATGACGAAGGCAAAGAAGGCTTTGCGTCATAAGCTCCGTCAAGATGGAGCGCCGCAATTTCGTGCCTTCCAGTTTGGGAAATACGTCTCGCCGGTTCTTATGGGTTTCCATCGGAGCCGTGTCGTTGGTTCAGGCTACGAACTTGTAAGTCGTGCCACATGGGAAAACTCTCTGGGGCATAACCCTGCGGTCCAGGGGACGCTGCGCGATAAAGCCGCGCAGCGTCCCTGACCTCCACGTTAGGCGGAATGGCATACCAATTTGCAATTGAATCAGAAGCGTTGAAGCGCTTTTATGGTGCGTATTCGTCATTACTGGAGGAAATGATGGTATAAATCTCTATGCAGGAAAAACCGGAGATAATCGTGAAGGCTGCAATCCGATCAGCGCGCATCAAGGATATTATTTAGAAAATGAGTCCAACTGTTTTTCGCGAAAGTGGCTTCCGGTTTTATTTCTTCTCGCGTGAGGAATCCAGAATGCATGTCCATGTTCAAAGCCAAAATGGAGAAGCAAAATTTTGGCTTGAACCCAAAATCGAACTTGCACAACACATTGGGCTTTCCCAGCACGAAATCAACCAAGCAATTCGCTTAGTTCAGGAGCACGAAAATGAAATCCGCAACGCGTGGCTTAAACACTTCCCTAGTTGAAGTAACCAATATCTCTAAACATGGTTTCTGGCTTTTGCTAGAGGACGAAGAGCTGTTTCTTCCGTTCTCCGACTTTCCTTGGTTTCAAAATGCCGCAGTCGGGAGGATTCTTAATGTCGAGCTTCCTTCATCAAACCATTTATATTGGCCCGAGTTAGATGTGGACTTGGCTGTTGAATCTATACGTCATCCTGAGAAATTTCCGCTGGTGAGCAAAGCCAATGCCTAACCCAACGCTCCAGAGCACTGTAATGGTTTGATCCTGCCAACCTCGGCAGACGGCGCGATCACATTGACTGCGCGGGCGTGGGCGGTTCGGGGCAAGGTCTCGGTTTAGCAGATGCCCAACCAGCGCTCCTGCGTTCGCCCCGCAAGCAGCGCGCTGCATAACTATCCCGAAAGTCGGCTTGACTCTATATCCTCCGGCAGATGCGGTGTTTTGGCTTTCGATCAAGTATCATCGAGCAATTACCTCAATTTGATGCGTTTAGACGTAGGGATAAAAATTTAGATGGCTAAAAAACCTAAATCCGCCTACGTCTGCACCGAGTGCGGCGCGGACTATCCAGGTTGGTCCGGGCAATGTAATCAATGCGGTGCCTGGAATACTATCAAGGAAGTCAAACTAGGCAGCGGCAAGGCGGCGCGCGACAACTCCGGTTATGCCGGCAGCCGCAGCGAAGTGCATTTGTTGTCGGAAGTGAATCTGGCCCAAGCCGAGCGGATTTCCACCGGCCTGGCCGAATTCGACCGGGTGTTGGGCGGCGGCATCGTTACCGGCAGCGTGGTGTTGATCGGCGGCGCGCCGGGAGCCGGCAAGAGCACCATTCTGCTACAAGCCATCGCCCACATTGCTCAGCAGCTGCCGGTGTTGTATGTGTCCGGCGAGGAATCGCTACAACAAATCGCCGAACGCGCTCATCGGCTGGGGCTGAAAACCGCCGGCATCAAGATGTTGGCCGAGACCTCGGTGCAACAAATTTGTCAGGTACTGGACGAAGAACAGCCCAAGGTGGTGATCATCGATTCGATCCAGGTGATGTATACCGCCGATTCCGACTCGGCGCCGGGCTCGGTGTCGCAGGTGCGGGAAACCGCCAGTTATTTGACCCAATACGCCAAGCGTAGCGGTGTGTCGATTTTCATGGTCGGCCATGTCACCAAAGACCAATCGCTGGCCGGGCCGATGACCTTAAGTCATATCGTCGATGCCCAGGTAGTGTTGTCATCGACCGACGATTCGCGTTTCAGAGTGCTGCGCGCCGACAAAAACCGCTTCGGCAGCGTCGGCGAACTGGGTTTTTTTGCGATGGAAAGTAGCGGTTTGAAGGAAGTGAAAAATCCCTCGGCAATGTTTTTATCACGCGCCGAAAAGCCGTCGCCGGGCAGCGTGGTGACGGTGTTGTGGGAAGGCACCCGGCCTTTGCTGGTGGAGATTCAAGCCTTGGTGACCGAAAGCCAGTACGGCAATCCACGCAGGCTGGCGGTGGGTCTGGATCAAAATCGGCTGGCGATGCTGTTGGCGGTGTTGTCGCGCCACGGCGGCATTTTTACCGGTAACGACGAAATCTACGCCAACGTGGTCGGTGGCATCAAGGTCAGCGAAACCAGCAGCGACCTGGCGATCATGATCGGCGTGGTGTCCAGCTTGCGCGACCGCATCATTCCTTACGACACGGTGTTTTTTGGCGAAGTAGGCTTGAACGGCGAGATTCGCCCGGTCGCCAACGGCCATGCCCGCCTTAACGAAGCGGCCAAGCACGGTTTCAAGCGCGCGGTCATCCCGAAAAGCAACAAGCCCAAGGACGCTGTAAAGAATTTACAGATCCACGCGGTCAGCAATATTCAAGAAGCGCTGGCGGTGCTGGCGGATTTATAACTGTCGCTAACCATTTAGGCGATAAACTTCGTCAGGGAACGATATGAAAAATGCAGTCGCCGCCAACAGCAAGCCTGGCCGAAACGATCCGTGTCCATGCGGCAGCGGCAAAAAGTATAAAGCTTGTTGCCTTAAACAAGCCGAAGCGACCACCAGACCGGGTCAACCAAGCGTGGACGATGCGTTAAAACAAGCCTGGCAGGCGGTGACGCGGCGCGATATGGCCGGCACGCTGCACGGGTTTCGGCAGGTCTTGGCTATCCAGCCAAACCACGCGGAAGCGCTGGCCGGTTTGGGGCAAGCGCTGTGCTGGCATCAACAGCGCCGCGAAGGGCTGGCTTATCTGCAACAGGCCGCGCGCCAACTGGAAATCGACGCCCAGCAAAGCCGCAATATTCGTTTTATTTTGGAGCTAGCCGAGCAGTTGCATTATTGGGGCGATTTGGATACCGCGCTGAAACTGACCGAGCTGGCGGTCACATTGGAACCCAGTGATCCTGCGGCGTTGAATAACCGGGCGCTTTATCTGACGCGAGTCAATCGATTCGAAGACGCCTTGCCTTTTGCCAGCAAGGTCTGCGAACTACGTCCCGACGATCCGGCTTGCAATAACATGCTGGCGGTGCTGGAAGCACAATTAAATCGCTTGCCGGAAGCCGAGCAGCGCTTTCGTAAAGTGATAGCCGCCAATCGGAATAATCAGCAGACCGCTCGCGCCTGGCAGGAGCTGGTCGGAGTGCTGGATAAGCTGGAAGAATACCAGGCATCGTTCGATGCTTGCCAACAAGCAAAGGCCTTATATCGGCAATTGCCGGA harbors:
- a CDS encoding DUF4160 domain-containing protein, with protein sequence MHVHVQSQNGEAKFWLEPKIELAQHIGLSQHEINQAIRLVQEHENEIRNAWLKHFPS
- a CDS encoding DUF4912 domain-containing protein, coding for MRDISLEISRDFAPRRFRAGVGRIATPVFSPQELLGISQQISREFAPRADAVRPGSLLAKPLNTVRPESVEGLALSGADKLSPNAEPVRLGTGLIVALPVDPLHLHVYWQLDEQASTPSIPADSVDYASPLTLRVFCQAEPVAADTRNFAPTWFDVPVDGESSQQQIVLPASHEGTAGGYQVAIGRLDERQQFTALAYSNTAVTAPQPIAVSERLSPAMAQFIILPSQASSTLAANACRQQNHST
- a CDS encoding RusA family crossover junction endodeoxyribonuclease, which produces MDEPFEIEARGAAEGINPMFGEWSQKFDLEPVSYSNPGPARAEFRQAIRDQLKNKFVFVGEVRLTVTLYLDEQKMLETPAYGDLDNYAKQLLDSIKGHGGLFIDDCQVQRLDISWVDVPYGAHFEIEIRSGPDDFLPEPLKLYEMPDGLYYPISAQVWTQSGLIEVQDDSVHVMAEALAAMTKAKKALRHKLRQDGAPQFRAFQFGKYVSPVLMGFHRSRVVGSGYELVSRATWENSLGHNPAVQGTLRDKAAQRP
- a CDS encoding phospholipase D-like domain-containing protein, producing MQVAEHYAKPVFGKLGGYFQRGNDFRESFDIRWGKIDFDMWHGINANLKVVLKVYRESICETYIVDTDAYDVEWDRHKRSTRDFYVLPYSGQFGRINCIKFSFIVHLGEHSIASRHDYIFMDGDQLQDNHPQQQRRITEHWATPNHFRAYELDAGQLQGDVDWYNQHFESLQLTPKFTKGQQHHPYHPKRFIHDHIDKVIASKRDHPERLSTIKVSVDCIDDGDFINHLIHASQQGVWVQCVVDWRKMTLTNSQHYARLKRSGIELIGVFCTPKHHLIEVEPDMHTKFVIFNDDDCIIGSFNITFDRWWANWESGMSFHSKGVCRLLDNIFQSQRGGVIQKYGVDPLSPFNLLYTFGRQTMANGKVYRPHHAILAEIHRARRSLKLCLFLIGDLLGDYHDSVVNALIQARDRGVDVQLLFNGHLARQGKIGVERSMADELARPLLPAVQRLRDAGIRVGLVYGQDDLPVPYSPIHSKYCIIDDYIVIDGSFNWYNTSVFSHDLIVVAANRDVAQPYLYEFGQIQRLFRVFY
- a CDS encoding endonuclease/exonuclease/phosphatase family protein, giving the protein MDNIQLLYVANNITGKAAARQQSLLFLMRVANLGYHKQVEVVWSGEDGAWQHLPAVYCCTADGWEYWLAEISFPPQAHATLPGDIRFSLHAQGEGGEFWDNNEGGDYFIGAGSGSRLAVGIPLLQLYPGERLNDRQQSLPIKLAVDAALAVEKVIIHWTTDDWRHTHKTVCRRQALKKSASKAGYAGLHAAQLWTGRIRVGEAFRVQYSICCESKDRTLWDNNAGQNYVLSRAPLKLLILNLHCYQEDEQDRKFWQIARAINELDVDVVCLQEVAEYWNNGHGDWSSNSANIINKRLPKPFHLYSDWSHLGFDKYREGVAILSRYPLAEQEARYVSESWDAYSIHSRKVVSARITVPYIGSINVFSAHLSWWEDGFEQQFQQLATWADSKRGPDSDATLLCGDFNIAAGSTGYQLVVKGLQYEDQYLAANAPALFQQIFRVNDPHWRDYLADDYRIDYIFMNKGSALRVCSARTVFTEQDYGQVSDHCGYLMTFEPQ
- a CDS encoding DUF2442 domain-containing protein, translating into MKSATRGLNTSLVEVTNISKHGFWLLLEDEELFLPFSDFPWFQNAAVGRILNVELPSSNHLYWPELDVDLAVESIRHPEKFPLVSKANA
- a CDS encoding glycoside hydrolase family 57 protein produces the protein MNKGYLSIVLHAHLPYVHHPEHDSFFEENWLFEAITECYLPLLAMLERLHYDQVAYRLTLSLSPTLMTMLRDPLLQNRYLHYLQNRLELAEREVERTRRLPQFAPLAQMYQQLFQDALYRYLQRYQCDLLAAFQRHQSAGCLELITTAATHGFLPLLNVSPVSVRNQIGIGVDSFKAQFGFAPSGFWLPECGYYPGVEQILKAEGIHYFFVDSHAILDASQAPRHGVYAPLDCGNAVAAFGRDPASSRQVWSAEEGYPGDGDYREYYRDIGFDLPLDYIAPYILDRETRINTGIKYYRITGDKQPKQLYQPELAKLKVRQHAEDFIRCRQQQIARLAEEMQQAPMIVAPYDAELFGHWWFEGPLWLEQVLRLAARNDSGIQTVSCGDYLQLPLTHVKAQPAASSWGEHGYSSYWLNDSNDWIYPLLHKAAAEMEKLAGDVRGFSVNALQQRALNQAARSLLLAQASDWPFIMKAGTTIDYARKRITDHLARFNYLHDAIRKNRIDERYLTALEIMDDIFPDIDFRDYAA
- the radA gene encoding DNA repair protein RadA; protein product: MAKKPKSAYVCTECGADYPGWSGQCNQCGAWNTIKEVKLGSGKAARDNSGYAGSRSEVHLLSEVNLAQAERISTGLAEFDRVLGGGIVTGSVVLIGGAPGAGKSTILLQAIAHIAQQLPVLYVSGEESLQQIAERAHRLGLKTAGIKMLAETSVQQICQVLDEEQPKVVIIDSIQVMYTADSDSAPGSVSQVRETASYLTQYAKRSGVSIFMVGHVTKDQSLAGPMTLSHIVDAQVVLSSTDDSRFRVLRADKNRFGSVGELGFFAMESSGLKEVKNPSAMFLSRAEKPSPGSVVTVLWEGTRPLLVEIQALVTESQYGNPRRLAVGLDQNRLAMLLAVLSRHGGIFTGNDEIYANVVGGIKVSETSSDLAIMIGVVSSLRDRIIPYDTVFFGEVGLNGEIRPVANGHARLNEAAKHGFKRAVIPKSNKPKDAVKNLQIHAVSNIQEALAVLADL
- the glgX gene encoding glycogen debranching protein GlgX; amino-acid sequence: MHKQFGLKSGSPYPHGAKVSEGGVNFSISSRHATHVELLLFSSADSEKPLQVIPLKKDKNHTFFSWHVFVEELPAGTWYAWRIDGPSGQTKESGLRFDSEKLLLDPWARAVSDALWDRVAACKPGDNSQHAMRAVVVDDRYDWESDTPLAIRSEKAIIYELHVGGFTRHPSAKVKHPGTFIGLIEKIPYLKKLGITHVELLPVMAFDAQDVPPHTADLGLSNYWGYSTHSFFSPHPGYCVTPEQGTHIREFRDLVKAMHKAGIGVIMDVVFNHTSEAGSDGPVINFKGITGNSFYLTDKQDKRIFHDYTGCGNTVNANHPLVTNFIISCLEYWVREMHVDGFRFDLASALARGEDGSVLQDPPLVWGIELSEQLARTKLIAEAWDASGLYQVGNFPGYRWGEWNGRYRDVIRRFVRGDTGIISEVATRICGSSDLYQHQHRLPISGINFVTCHDGFTLNDLFSYSEKHNAANGESNRDGCSNNLSSNCGVEGPSRNPAIQALRHKQVKNAFAILLLSHGVPMLLAGDEFLHTQQGNNNCYCQDNELSWLNWDKAKENADMLHFVQHMIRLRKRHPALMRRNFLTGRQMEGKDMADITWHGLEVDQPPHWDDSTNRVLAFTLAALAKDEADLHVILNMSDTRHNMHLPYIDGKIWCLAVDTAQESPHDIVDPAEQKPLGKYRYLVESHSVVVFENISQDKIDSGDSVSKRSAHFFSKLTGIKLLDQPALDNQGISQHP